From Halomicrobium salinisoli, the proteins below share one genomic window:
- the pan1 gene encoding proteasome-activating nucleotidase Pan1, whose protein sequence is MTDTVDDVDLPYDDDASQQEKIEALQERLEVLEDQNEEMRDKLLDANAENNKYQQKLERLTHENKKLKQSPLFVATVQELTEDGVVIKQHGNNQEALTEVTDEMRDDLEPDDRVAVNNSLSIVKSLDDETDVRARVMQVDRSPDVTYADIGGIEEQMEEVRETVELPLKSPEMFEEVGIDPPSGVLLHGPPGTGKTMLAKAVANQTDATFIKMAGSELVHKFIGEGAKLVRDLFELARQHEPAVIFIDEIDAIAAKRTESKTSGDAEVQRTMMQLLSEMDGFDERGEIRIIAATNRFDMLDRAILRPGRFDRLIEVPKPDRDGRVQILKIHTRDMNVADDVDYEALADVADEASGADIKALCTEAGMFAIRDDRTEVEMADFEDAWAKIQDEESEDEDVSKTFA, encoded by the coding sequence ATGACTGACACCGTCGACGACGTCGATCTGCCGTACGACGACGACGCGTCGCAGCAGGAGAAAATCGAGGCGTTGCAGGAGCGCCTCGAGGTGCTGGAGGACCAGAACGAGGAGATGCGCGACAAGCTCCTCGACGCCAACGCCGAGAACAACAAGTACCAGCAGAAGCTCGAGCGGCTCACCCACGAGAACAAGAAGCTCAAGCAGTCGCCGCTGTTCGTCGCCACCGTCCAGGAGCTGACCGAGGACGGCGTCGTCATCAAGCAGCACGGCAACAACCAGGAGGCGCTGACCGAGGTCACCGACGAGATGCGGGACGACCTCGAACCCGACGACCGCGTCGCGGTCAACAACTCCCTCTCCATCGTCAAGAGCCTCGACGACGAGACGGACGTCCGCGCCCGCGTGATGCAGGTCGACCGCAGCCCCGACGTCACCTACGCCGACATCGGCGGCATCGAGGAGCAGATGGAGGAGGTCCGTGAGACCGTCGAGCTCCCCCTCAAGAGCCCCGAGATGTTCGAGGAGGTCGGCATCGACCCGCCCTCTGGCGTCCTGCTGCACGGCCCGCCGGGCACCGGCAAGACGATGCTGGCCAAGGCCGTCGCCAACCAGACCGACGCCACCTTCATCAAGATGGCCGGCTCCGAGCTGGTCCACAAGTTCATCGGCGAGGGCGCCAAGCTCGTCCGTGACCTCTTCGAGCTGGCCCGCCAGCACGAGCCCGCCGTCATCTTCATCGACGAGATCGACGCCATCGCCGCCAAGCGGACCGAGTCCAAGACCTCCGGCGACGCCGAGGTCCAGCGGACGATGATGCAGCTGCTCTCGGAGATGGACGGCTTCGACGAGCGCGGCGAGATCCGGATCATCGCCGCCACCAACCGCTTCGACATGCTCGACCGCGCCATCCTGCGCCCCGGCCGGTTCGACCGCCTCATCGAGGTTCCCAAGCCCGACCGCGACGGCCGCGTCCAGATCCTCAAGATCCACACCCGCGACATGAACGTCGCCGACGACGTCGACTACGAGGCCCTCGCCGACGTCGCCGACGAGGCCTCCGGCGCCGACATCAAGGCCCTCTGCACCGAGGCCGGCATGTTCGCCATCCGCGACGACCGCACCGAGGTCGAAATGGCCGACTTCGAGGACGCCTGGGCAAAGATCCAGGACGAGGAGTCCGAGGACGAGGACGTCTCCAAAACCTTCGCCTAA
- a CDS encoding SIMPL domain-containing protein encodes MDVHRQRLLSVAVTAAVVAALAVVPAAPAAAQDAGNDASTDVNASVTTVSVSASDEAAGEPMTAVVYVESAATGDTPAEATTALARNVTQLRAALTDATVSEDQFRTTGYDLQQVRPDEPDGPVVQRPANGTNQSAVTYRASQSFELVVDNRSRVGELVDVAVANGATAIGGVQFRLADEDREALRQEALQQAMERARTEAETLAGTEGLTITGVESISTSQQFYQSGGGAVALEQADAGTTIDSGPITVRADVQVTYEAEAE; translated from the coding sequence ATGGACGTCCATCGCCAGCGACTCCTCTCGGTCGCCGTGACCGCCGCAGTGGTCGCGGCCCTCGCCGTCGTTCCCGCGGCGCCCGCGGCCGCGCAAGACGCGGGCAACGACGCGAGCACCGACGTGAACGCGTCCGTAACGACCGTCTCCGTCTCGGCCTCGGACGAAGCCGCCGGCGAACCGATGACCGCAGTCGTGTACGTCGAGTCCGCCGCTACCGGCGACACGCCCGCGGAAGCGACGACCGCGCTCGCACGGAACGTGACGCAACTGCGCGCGGCACTCACCGACGCCACCGTCAGCGAGGACCAGTTCCGGACGACCGGCTACGACCTCCAGCAGGTCCGGCCCGACGAACCTGACGGGCCCGTCGTTCAGCGGCCGGCGAACGGAACGAACCAGTCCGCCGTGACCTACCGCGCCAGCCAGTCGTTCGAACTGGTCGTCGACAACCGGAGCCGCGTCGGCGAACTCGTCGACGTCGCCGTCGCGAACGGGGCCACCGCCATCGGCGGCGTCCAGTTCCGCCTCGCCGACGAGGACCGCGAGGCCCTCCGCCAGGAGGCCCTCCAGCAGGCGATGGAACGGGCCCGCACCGAGGCCGAGACGCTCGCCGGCACCGAGGGGCTCACCATCACTGGCGTCGAGTCCATCTCGACCAGCCAGCAGTTCTACCAGAGCGGCGGCGGAGCCGTCGCCCTGGAGCAGGCCGACGCCGGCACGACCATCGACAGCGGCCCGATCACCGTCCGCGCCGACGTCCAGGTGACCTACGAGGCTGAGGCGGAGTGA
- a CDS encoding helix-turn-helix transcriptional regulator — MSTDLRAAEGREARELLHFVTQETRFAILGNILQHPEQLPSMYELEQLNPSVSDATVYKHVQKLIDAGVVEAVALDEDDRRQGYPWKFYGLTEEGRAFLEDHNVLAAEETLRQIYETISDKPDKMVKYENAPRPDRE, encoded by the coding sequence ATGAGCACCGACCTGCGGGCGGCAGAGGGGCGGGAGGCGCGGGAGCTGCTCCACTTCGTCACCCAGGAGACGCGCTTCGCGATCCTGGGCAACATCCTCCAGCACCCCGAGCAGCTCCCCTCGATGTACGAGCTCGAACAGCTCAATCCGAGCGTCAGCGACGCCACCGTCTACAAGCACGTCCAGAAGCTGATCGACGCCGGCGTCGTCGAGGCGGTCGCGCTCGACGAGGACGACCGGCGACAGGGCTACCCCTGGAAGTTCTACGGCCTCACCGAGGAGGGGCGAGCGTTCCTGGAGGACCACAACGTCCTCGCCGCCGAGGAGACGCTCCGACAGATCTACGAGACCATCTCCGACAAGCCCGACAAGATGGTCAAGTACGAGAACGCGCCCCGGCCCGACCGAGAGTGA
- a CDS encoding DUF7111 family protein, with amino-acid sequence MTDEEVTLTENGITARYYETEAERVLAFEREGATAAVAQNREGYAMLKVRPEPDGDELERYYGFDMALDHAAELLGAGQHDLPVPEPAEDMGM; translated from the coding sequence ATGACCGACGAGGAGGTCACGCTGACGGAGAACGGGATCACGGCGCGCTACTACGAGACCGAGGCCGAGCGCGTGCTGGCCTTCGAGCGCGAGGGCGCGACGGCGGCCGTCGCCCAGAACCGGGAGGGGTACGCGATGCTGAAGGTCCGGCCCGAACCCGACGGCGACGAGCTGGAGCGGTACTACGGGTTCGACATGGCGCTGGACCACGCCGCCGAACTGCTCGGCGCCGGTCAGCACGACCTCCCCGTCCCGGAGCCCGCCGAGGACATGGGGATGTAG
- a CDS encoding HTTM domain-containing protein — MGRRGNGRGFGERPKRALADRLGVDGRALAAFRVALGATLLLDYGRRSADLTAFYSDAGVLPRDVLAALYPSLAGLSLHALSGAAWYQGALFALGAAFALALVVGYRTRLATAASFLLLVSVHLRNPLILHGGDVLLRQLLFWGLLLPLGGRWSVDAVRRSETRDRVVGVATAGLLLQVVLVYGANAAFKLGHDAWIAGDALRYALALDRYTTPLGEVVAGWPALAAALTWAWLGLVICSPLLIVLTGRRRAALAGAFAAVHLGMLPVMKLGIFPLVSLAGLLPFLPATVWDRVPTPRDGTVPIAERFPAAPVIGDSWPAVAATARRLATATATAGIAAMLVVNAMSLGYVAPPAGTPDAVAEKSWNMFGNPPRDDGWYAMPATLDSGGRIDAYRGTAAPLDRPPNRSAANRNERWRKLLDDVRGADRRAARRSLLAYECRRWNGTHETGATSVDLVYVQRPLDGGGTGDRVALGSVDCRAPSA, encoded by the coding sequence ATGGGACGGCGGGGGAACGGACGGGGGTTCGGCGAGCGCCCGAAGCGTGCGCTCGCGGATCGACTGGGCGTCGACGGCCGCGCTCTGGCTGCGTTCCGCGTCGCGCTCGGAGCGACGCTGCTGCTCGACTACGGCCGCCGCTCGGCTGACCTGACCGCGTTCTACTCGGACGCCGGCGTCCTGCCGCGGGACGTCCTCGCGGCGCTGTATCCGTCGCTCGCGGGGCTGTCGCTGCACGCGCTCTCGGGCGCGGCCTGGTACCAGGGGGCGCTGTTCGCCCTGGGCGCCGCGTTCGCCCTCGCGCTCGTGGTCGGGTACCGGACGCGCCTGGCGACCGCCGCGTCGTTCCTGCTGCTGGTCTCGGTGCACCTGCGGAACCCGCTGATCCTGCACGGCGGCGACGTCCTGCTGCGGCAACTGCTGTTCTGGGGGCTGCTCCTCCCCCTGGGCGGTCGCTGGTCGGTCGACGCCGTGCGGCGTTCGGAGACGCGCGACCGCGTGGTCGGCGTCGCCACGGCTGGACTCCTGCTGCAGGTCGTCCTCGTCTACGGGGCCAACGCGGCGTTCAAGCTCGGGCACGACGCCTGGATCGCCGGCGACGCCCTGCGCTACGCCCTCGCGCTCGACCGGTACACGACGCCGCTGGGAGAGGTCGTCGCTGGGTGGCCCGCGCTGGCGGCGGCGCTGACCTGGGCGTGGCTCGGCCTCGTGATCTGTTCGCCGCTGTTGATCGTCCTGACCGGGCGGCGACGCGCGGCGCTCGCGGGGGCGTTCGCGGCGGTTCACCTCGGCATGCTCCCCGTCATGAAGCTCGGAATCTTCCCGCTGGTCAGCCTCGCCGGGCTCCTCCCCTTCCTCCCCGCGACCGTGTGGGACCGCGTCCCGACGCCGCGAGACGGGACCGTCCCCATCGCGGAGCGGTTCCCCGCAGCGCCGGTGATCGGCGACTCGTGGCCCGCGGTCGCCGCGACCGCTCGGCGGCTGGCGACGGCCACAGCGACGGCCGGCATCGCCGCGATGCTGGTCGTGAACGCGATGAGCCTCGGGTACGTCGCCCCGCCCGCGGGGACGCCCGACGCCGTCGCGGAGAAGTCCTGGAACATGTTCGGAAACCCGCCCCGTGACGACGGCTGGTACGCGATGCCGGCCACCCTCGATTCGGGCGGCCGGATCGACGCCTACCGCGGGACCGCAGCGCCGCTCGACCGGCCGCCGAACCGCTCGGCCGCGAACCGCAACGAGCGGTGGCGGAAACTCCTCGACGACGTCCGCGGCGCCGACCGGCGGGCGGCCCGGCGGTCGCTGCTGGCCTACGAGTGCCGGCGCTGGAACGGGACGCACGAGACGGGTGCCACCAGCGTCGATCTCGTCTACGTTCAGCGGCCGCTCGACGGCGGCGGGACCGGCGACCGGGTGGCGCTCGGCTCCGTCGACTGTCGGGCGCCGTCCGCGTGA
- a CDS encoding PadR family transcriptional regulator, whose translation MPKWFQSGRRRDLSVILAGEGELSGQKLKTRLERRYDERIEPRSFYGALSSMQDAGFVETRTEGVADLYSLTEAGEERVREQFEWMREHVD comes from the coding sequence ATGCCGAAGTGGTTCCAGAGCGGCCGGCGACGGGACCTCAGCGTGATCCTCGCCGGAGAGGGGGAGCTGTCGGGCCAGAAGCTCAAGACGCGCCTGGAGCGGCGCTACGACGAGCGCATCGAGCCGCGGAGCTTCTACGGGGCGCTGTCGTCGATGCAGGACGCCGGCTTCGTCGAGACGCGGACGGAGGGCGTCGCCGACCTGTACTCGCTGACCGAGGCCGGCGAGGAGCGCGTCCGCGAGCAGTTCGAGTGGATGCGCGAGCACGTGGATTGA
- a CDS encoding aldo/keto reductase, whose protein sequence is MEYRQLGSTEQEVSAIGLGTWNVGPVWADASDEQAREAIRTALDAGVNLVDTAEVYGEGRAERLIGEVLEERDEDVFVPTKAAPDEDERHSEEGLRESVSGSLERLGVDSLDLVQLHCPETAAFYEPETFDVLEDLEAEGKIDHAGVSVEKVEEARKAIEYDVVETVQIIFNPLRQRPAERFFEEAQREDVGIIVRVPLASGLLADAFDGDEAFGDDDHRKWAVEDGVEAGVGRKGGETFAGVPFDAGIDAVDDVRRLVPEDATMAQFTLRWILDHDAVSTVIPGSTSPEHVEENAAAADLEPLSHETHGAVRDAYEAHVADYVHHRW, encoded by the coding sequence GTGGAGTACCGACAGCTCGGTTCGACGGAGCAGGAGGTATCGGCCATCGGGCTCGGCACGTGGAACGTCGGTCCGGTGTGGGCCGACGCGAGCGACGAGCAGGCCCGCGAGGCGATCAGAACGGCGCTGGACGCGGGCGTGAACCTCGTGGACACGGCCGAGGTGTACGGCGAGGGACGCGCCGAGCGGCTCATCGGCGAGGTCCTCGAGGAGCGCGACGAGGACGTCTTCGTGCCCACCAAGGCCGCGCCCGACGAGGACGAGCGCCACTCCGAAGAGGGGCTGCGGGAGTCCGTCTCCGGTTCGCTGGAGCGGCTTGGCGTCGACTCGCTGGACCTGGTCCAGCTGCACTGCCCGGAGACGGCGGCCTTCTACGAGCCGGAGACCTTCGACGTGCTCGAGGACCTCGAGGCGGAAGGGAAGATCGACCACGCCGGGGTCAGCGTCGAGAAGGTCGAGGAGGCCCGGAAGGCAATCGAGTACGACGTCGTCGAGACGGTCCAGATCATCTTCAACCCGCTGCGCCAGCGCCCGGCCGAGCGGTTCTTCGAGGAGGCCCAGCGCGAGGACGTGGGGATCATCGTCCGCGTGCCGCTGGCCTCCGGGCTGCTGGCCGACGCCTTCGACGGCGACGAGGCGTTCGGCGACGACGACCACCGCAAGTGGGCCGTCGAGGACGGCGTCGAGGCCGGCGTCGGCCGCAAGGGCGGCGAGACGTTCGCAGGCGTCCCCTTCGATGCCGGGATCGACGCCGTCGACGACGTGCGCCGGCTGGTCCCCGAGGACGCCACCATGGCGCAGTTCACGCTGCGGTGGATCCTCGACCACGACGCCGTCTCGACGGTCATTCCCGGGTCGACCTCGCCGGAACACGTCGAGGAGAACGCGGCGGCCGCCGATCTGGAGCCCCTCTCCCACGAGACCCACGGCGCCGTCCGCGACGCCTACGAGGCGCACGTCGCCGACTACGTCCACCACCGCTGGTAG
- a CDS encoding class I fructose-bisphosphate aldolase, which translates to MRPIDATPLARDGKVLILAYDHGLEHGPTDFTERPESADPEEVFRTATHDAVTALAVQKGVGEAYYPSYEDEVTLLAKVNGTSNLWTGEPDSSVNCSVEYAATELEADAIGFTVYPGSNHEVEMAEEFRQVQETAREYDMPVVLWSYPRGQGVKNDTKDDVIAYAARLGLELGADVTKVKYPGSKDGMEQAVQMAGKSKVVMSGGSKVSDEAFLESVRAVMDAGGAGLAVGRNVWQRDQPERLLDSLEDVIYDGASVDAALQ; encoded by the coding sequence ATGCGGCCCATCGACGCGACACCACTGGCGCGGGACGGCAAAGTGCTCATTCTCGCCTACGACCACGGCCTCGAGCACGGCCCGACTGACTTCACCGAACGGCCGGAGAGCGCGGACCCCGAGGAGGTCTTCCGGACGGCGACACACGACGCGGTGACCGCGCTGGCGGTCCAGAAGGGCGTCGGTGAGGCGTACTACCCCTCCTACGAGGACGAGGTGACGCTGCTCGCGAAGGTCAACGGCACGTCGAACCTCTGGACCGGCGAGCCCGACTCGTCGGTCAACTGTTCGGTCGAGTACGCCGCGACCGAACTGGAGGCCGACGCGATCGGCTTCACCGTCTACCCCGGATCCAACCACGAGGTCGAGATGGCCGAGGAGTTCCGCCAGGTCCAGGAGACCGCGCGCGAGTACGACATGCCCGTCGTGCTCTGGTCCTACCCCCGCGGACAGGGCGTCAAGAACGACACGAAGGACGACGTCATCGCCTACGCAGCGCGGCTCGGACTCGAGCTGGGCGCGGACGTGACGAAGGTCAAGTACCCCGGCAGCAAGGACGGCATGGAGCAGGCCGTTCAGATGGCCGGCAAGTCGAAGGTGGTCATGAGCGGCGGGTCGAAGGTTTCCGACGAGGCCTTCCTCGAGAGCGTCCGCGCGGTCATGGACGCCGGCGGGGCCGGCCTCGCTGTCGGGCGGAACGTCTGGCAGCGCGACCAGCCCGAACGCCTCCTCGACTCGCTGGAGGACGTCATCTACGACGGCGCGTCCGTCGACGCAGCACTACAATGA
- a CDS encoding class 1 fructose-bisphosphatase, which translates to MSKTIDLSVGSTDRTVNEIVDTVARSTPEIRTAIANHRDAIDGYNPTGDEQLAADVEADQILEERLLAIDGVATYASEERETIATTDGRLHVAVDPLDGSSNLEPNAPMGTIFGVYDVRPPTPGRNLVAAGYVVYGPVTSMVVARDDTVREYVIHDGESRVVDDDVTLPEDPTIYGFGGGDDAWREPFAEFADDARDELKLRYGGSMVADINQVLSYGGVFSYPALEDRPKGKLRIQFEGQPMGYVVEAAGGRSSDGERSLLDVGTTGLHQRTPIHLGNPDLIDRLEARLD; encoded by the coding sequence ATGAGCAAGACGATAGACCTCTCGGTCGGCAGCACGGACAGGACGGTCAACGAGATCGTGGACACCGTCGCCCGGTCGACGCCTGAGATCAGGACCGCCATCGCGAACCACCGCGACGCCATCGACGGCTACAACCCCACCGGCGACGAGCAGCTCGCGGCCGACGTCGAGGCCGACCAGATCCTCGAGGAGCGCCTGCTCGCCATCGACGGCGTCGCGACCTACGCCAGCGAGGAGCGAGAGACCATCGCGACGACGGACGGGCGCCTCCACGTGGCCGTCGACCCGCTGGACGGCTCGTCGAACCTCGAGCCCAACGCGCCGATGGGCACTATCTTCGGCGTGTACGACGTGCGCCCGCCGACGCCCGGACGCAACCTCGTCGCGGCCGGGTACGTCGTGTACGGCCCGGTCACGTCGATGGTCGTGGCCCGCGACGACACCGTCAGGGAGTACGTCATCCACGACGGCGAGTCCCGCGTGGTCGACGACGACGTGACGCTCCCCGAGGACCCCACCATCTACGGGTTCGGCGGCGGCGACGACGCCTGGCGCGAGCCCTTCGCCGAGTTCGCCGACGACGCCCGCGACGAACTGAAGCTCCGGTACGGCGGCTCCATGGTCGCCGACATCAACCAGGTGCTCTCCTACGGCGGCGTCTTCTCCTACCCGGCCCTGGAGGACCGTCCGAAGGGGAAGCTCCGGATCCAGTTCGAGGGCCAGCCGATGGGATACGTCGTCGAGGCCGCAGGCGGTCGGTCCTCCGACGGCGAGCGGTCGCTGCTCGACGTCGGGACGACCGGGCTCCACCAGCGGACGCCGATTCACCTCGGCAACCCGGACCTGATCGACCGTCTCGAGGCGCGTCTGGACTGA
- a CDS encoding DUF5658 family protein, with amino-acid sequence MDVHDDGEPHQWVGGSLHEWVDSLGVDATAVECQLWLLAAVAFVADVQFTHAGLQHGLTEGNPLMRWAIGVGGITALALAKGAVLGIAALVRVSFPRYGPVIPFGVAVPWLAAVGVNAALLV; translated from the coding sequence ATGGACGTGCACGACGACGGGGAGCCCCACCAGTGGGTGGGGGGCTCCCTGCACGAGTGGGTGGACTCGCTCGGCGTGGACGCGACAGCGGTCGAGTGCCAACTGTGGCTGCTCGCCGCGGTGGCGTTCGTCGCCGACGTACAGTTTACGCACGCCGGACTCCAGCACGGCCTCACCGAGGGCAACCCCCTCATGCGCTGGGCCATCGGTGTGGGTGGCATCACCGCGCTCGCCCTCGCGAAGGGGGCCGTGCTCGGCATCGCCGCGCTCGTACGCGTTTCGTTCCCACGATACGGGCCGGTCATCCCCTTCGGCGTCGCGGTCCCGTGGCTCGCGGCAGTCGGCGTCAACGCCGCGCTCCTGGTCTGA
- a CDS encoding MaoC family dehydratase — translation MAGKYYEEFAVGETIEHPRRRTISESDNQRFCDMTMNQQPLHLDAEFASETEFGERVVNGLYTLSLAVGMTIPETTDGTIVANLGYDDVEHPSPVFHGDTIRAETTVTDRRETSDGDRGVVTMAVEAYDGDDALVCSFERTVLSEKRD, via the coding sequence ATGGCAGGGAAATACTACGAGGAGTTCGCCGTCGGGGAGACCATCGAGCACCCGCGTCGGCGGACGATATCGGAGAGCGACAACCAGCGGTTCTGCGACATGACGATGAACCAGCAGCCGCTCCACCTCGACGCCGAGTTCGCCTCGGAGACGGAGTTCGGCGAGCGCGTGGTCAACGGCCTGTACACGCTGTCGCTGGCCGTGGGGATGACCATCCCCGAGACGACGGACGGGACCATCGTGGCGAACCTCGGCTACGACGACGTGGAACACCCCAGTCCGGTCTTCCACGGCGACACGATCAGGGCCGAGACGACGGTCACGGACAGGCGCGAGACCAGCGACGGGGACCGCGGCGTGGTCACGATGGCGGTCGAGGCCTACGATGGGGACGACGCGCTGGTCTGTTCGTTCGAGCGGACGGTCCTCTCCGAGAAGCGCGACTGA
- a CDS encoding SRPBCC family protein, which produces MPRYERSVRVAADFEDVWAFHSRGEGLVALTPDWFELEIEATYGPDGEPDPELLDEGAVIHSSVRPFGVGPRQRWTSEIVERRRDDGEALFRDRMVDGPFPRWEHTHRFVDEGAATRVQDRVKYALPGGAVGRALGPLAVVGFEPMFRYRHRRTRDLLEE; this is translated from the coding sequence GTGCCACGATACGAGCGTTCGGTCCGGGTCGCGGCGGACTTCGAGGACGTCTGGGCGTTCCACTCGCGGGGCGAGGGACTGGTCGCGCTGACCCCCGACTGGTTCGAACTGGAGATCGAGGCGACCTACGGGCCCGACGGCGAGCCCGATCCGGAGCTGCTCGACGAAGGGGCCGTCATCCACTCGTCGGTGCGGCCGTTCGGCGTCGGCCCGCGCCAGCGGTGGACCTCGGAGATCGTCGAGCGACGCCGGGACGACGGCGAGGCGCTGTTCCGCGACCGGATGGTCGACGGGCCGTTCCCTCGCTGGGAGCACACTCACCGGTTCGTCGACGAGGGGGCGGCGACGCGGGTGCAGGACCGCGTCAAGTACGCGCTCCCCGGCGGCGCGGTCGGGCGGGCACTCGGCCCCCTCGCCGTCGTCGGCTTCGAGCCGATGTTCCGGTACCGCCACCGGCGGACTCGGGACCTCCTGGAGGAGTGA
- a CDS encoding NAD(P)/FAD-dependent oxidoreductase, producing the protein MTDVLVVGGGPAGLSAALFTAKNGLDTVVFDTDETWMHKAYMVNYLGIEEIDGTEFMEVARDQVEEFDPEMRDAEVTGVESTDDGFRVTTDGDETEEGRYLILATGANHGLAEELGCEFDGDVVDVDVSMETSVEDAYATGGMVRDQEWQAIISAGDGGAAALDLLSKEEGEHFHDFDVPDDFQ; encoded by the coding sequence ATGACGGACGTACTAGTCGTCGGCGGCGGTCCCGCCGGCCTCAGCGCGGCGCTGTTCACGGCGAAGAACGGTCTCGACACCGTCGTCTTCGACACGGACGAGACCTGGATGCACAAGGCCTACATGGTGAACTACCTCGGCATCGAGGAGATCGACGGGACGGAGTTCATGGAGGTGGCCCGCGACCAGGTCGAGGAGTTCGATCCCGAGATGCGCGACGCCGAAGTGACCGGCGTGGAGTCGACCGACGACGGGTTCCGCGTGACGACGGACGGCGACGAGACGGAGGAGGGCCGCTATCTGATCCTCGCCACGGGCGCGAACCACGGCCTCGCCGAGGAACTGGGCTGCGAGTTCGACGGCGACGTGGTCGACGTCGACGTCTCGATGGAGACCAGCGTCGAGGACGCCTACGCCACGGGCGGGATGGTCCGCGACCAGGAGTGGCAGGCGATCATCTCCGCGGGCGACGGCGGAGCCGCGGCACTGGACCTCCTCTCGAAGGAGGAGGGCGAGCACTTCCACGACTTCGACGTCCCGGACGACTTCCAGTAG
- a CDS encoding DMT family transporter: protein MTEPRVSPRVTLGVAVLAVSTSAILVRWSEAPSSVAAFYRVLFTTLLVAPAATLRRPGWHRRLSRRQTAAAALSGLALAVHFAAWFESLAWTSVAASVTLVQAQPVFVVVGAAVLLDERVTRRTVAGVAVALAGMVAMSLGDLLSGGAVGPRPLYGNALALLGAVAAAAYVLAGRSLRQRLPLLPYVTVVYAVAAAGLLAVVLATGRPLAGHAAREWLLFLAMAIGPGILGHTLVNWSLAHVRSSLVSVTLLGEPVGSALLALLLLSEAPGPWTVAGGTVVLAGIVVTARGRPE, encoded by the coding sequence GTGACGGAGCCACGCGTCAGTCCGCGAGTCACCCTCGGGGTCGCGGTACTGGCAGTCTCGACGAGCGCGATTCTCGTCCGGTGGAGCGAGGCCCCCTCGTCCGTCGCCGCCTTCTACCGGGTGCTGTTCACGACGCTGCTCGTGGCGCCCGCGGCGACGCTCCGACGGCCGGGCTGGCACCGACGGCTCTCCCGACGGCAGACCGCCGCGGCGGCGCTCTCGGGGCTCGCGCTCGCGGTCCACTTCGCGGCGTGGTTCGAGAGCCTCGCCTGGACCAGCGTCGCCGCCAGCGTCACGCTCGTCCAGGCCCAGCCGGTCTTCGTCGTCGTCGGCGCCGCCGTCCTGCTGGACGAGCGGGTCACCCGGCGGACCGTCGCCGGGGTCGCCGTGGCGCTGGCCGGGATGGTCGCGATGTCGCTGGGCGACCTGCTGTCCGGCGGCGCGGTGGGCCCCCGGCCGCTGTACGGGAACGCGCTGGCGCTGCTGGGGGCGGTCGCCGCGGCGGCGTACGTCCTCGCCGGCCGCTCGCTACGCCAGCGACTGCCGCTGTTGCCGTACGTCACCGTCGTCTACGCCGTCGCCGCCGCGGGCCTGCTGGCGGTCGTCCTGGCGACCGGGCGCCCGCTCGCGGGCCACGCCGCGCGCGAGTGGCTGCTCTTCCTCGCGATGGCGATCGGGCCCGGGATACTGGGGCACACGCTGGTCAACTGGTCGCTCGCGCACGTCCGGTCCAGCCTGGTGAGCGTGACGCTGCTGGGCGAGCCCGTCGGGAGCGCGCTGCTGGCGCTGCTCCTGCTCTCGGAAGCGCCCGGCCCGTGGACCGTCGCCGGCGGCACCGTCGTGCTCGCCGGCATCGTCGTCACGGCGCGCGGTCGGCCGGAGTAA